The Hymenobacter sp. DG01 genome has a segment encoding these proteins:
- a CDS encoding glycoside hydrolase family 43 protein: MTKTLSLLTGVLLAASVPTLAPTAALGQAAPEQAAGNPIIKDKYTADPAALVHKGTVYLYAGHDEAPARQERYVMNEWLCYSSQDMVTWKEHPSPLNVKAFAWAKADAWASQVIERNGKFYWYAAVEHGSVPGKAIGVAVSDSPTGPFKDARGSALITNNMTDSPIMWDDIDPTVFVDDKGQAYLYWGNTNCYWAKLKPNMTELDGPINKVTTLPKFTEAPWLHKRNGWYYLSYAYQFPEKIAYAMSRSPEGPWEFKGLLNEVAGNSNTNHQAIIDFKGQSYFIYHNGSIPTDGGSFRRSVCIDYLYYNKDGTMKRVVMTTEGVKPAK; this comes from the coding sequence ATGACGAAGACTCTCTCTCTGCTAACGGGTGTTCTGCTGGCCGCATCTGTTCCTACCCTGGCGCCCACCGCGGCGCTGGGGCAGGCCGCGCCCGAGCAGGCGGCCGGCAACCCCATCATCAAAGACAAATACACCGCCGACCCGGCTGCCCTGGTGCACAAAGGCACCGTGTACCTCTACGCCGGCCACGACGAAGCCCCGGCCCGGCAGGAACGCTACGTGATGAACGAATGGCTGTGCTACTCCTCCCAGGACATGGTGACCTGGAAAGAGCACCCCTCGCCCCTGAATGTGAAGGCGTTTGCCTGGGCCAAGGCCGATGCCTGGGCCTCGCAGGTAATTGAACGCAACGGCAAGTTCTACTGGTACGCGGCGGTGGAGCACGGCTCCGTGCCGGGCAAAGCCATTGGAGTAGCCGTGTCCGACAGCCCCACCGGCCCGTTCAAAGATGCCCGGGGCTCGGCCCTCATCACCAACAATATGACCGACAGCCCCATTATGTGGGACGACATCGACCCGACGGTGTTTGTAGATGACAAGGGCCAGGCCTACCTCTACTGGGGCAACACCAACTGCTACTGGGCCAAGCTCAAGCCCAACATGACGGAGCTGGATGGCCCCATCAACAAGGTTACTACCCTCCCTAAGTTCACGGAAGCCCCCTGGCTGCACAAGCGCAACGGCTGGTACTACCTCAGCTACGCCTACCAGTTCCCCGAGAAAATTGCCTACGCCATGAGCCGCAGCCCGGAGGGCCCCTGGGAGTTTAAGGGCCTGCTTAATGAGGTAGCCGGCAACTCCAATACCAACCACCAGGCCATCATCGACTTCAAAGGGCAGTCGTACTTCATCTACCACAACGGCAGCATCCCCACCGATGGGGGCTCTTTCCGCCGCTCCGTTTGCATCGACTATCTGTACTATAACAAGGATGGCACCATGAAGCGGGTAGTTATGACCACCGAGGGCGTGAAACCAGCCAAGTAA
- a CDS encoding alpha-L-arabinofuranosidase C-terminal domain-containing protein, with translation MPTSSPTRLLQLASGLALCSTLGLTAALGQTKPATAITVQVNKPGAPVSPIMYGLFFEDINFAADGGLYPELVKNKSFEIQGQHFIGWNALLGAAALQTYTVTTDRPLSATNNHFARLTAAQASPNAGIVNEGFRGMGVKQGAEYTFSVYLRRGPGNVSGLNVTLEEQGRPGSGPVAATAGRVLAQAQIGGLTPEWKKYTVVLKPTATAAKAQLKLTMEGAGTLDLDVVSLFPKDTWNKRENGLRPDLVQLFKDMQPGFLRFPGGCIVEGRTLSERYQWKETIGDVAARVPLINRWNMEFKHRSTPDYYQSFGLGFFEYFQLSEDIGAEPVPILNVGMACQFNSSELAPVTSTAAAGPSAPEAHSHDNDPTLETFIQDALDLVEFANGPASSPWGAKRVAMGHPAPFNLKYIGIGNEQWGPQYLERYEPFMKAVKAKYPNINIVSSAGPAPDGDLFDKATKRLRELKAEVIDEHYYASPEWFRKNAGRYDNYPTTGSKIFAGEYAAQTVAIGSPDNKNSWDTAISEAAFMTGLERNADKVTMASYAPMLAHVDAWQWTPNMIWFDNLRSYGTPNYYVQKLFSLNKGTTMLPVQLSAGARNGQDNLFSSAVADDKTGDIVVKLVNYSAEARPVTVALQGVKKLGKTGKATVLSSPDLNAVNSLDQPLNIAPQEASFKVSSSNVTYTLAPNSFTVLRIPGKR, from the coding sequence ATGCCTACCTCTTCTCCCACCCGACTCCTGCAGCTTGCCAGCGGCCTGGCGCTGTGCAGTACTCTTGGCCTGACAGCCGCCCTGGGCCAGACCAAGCCCGCAACCGCCATTACCGTGCAGGTGAACAAGCCTGGGGCGCCAGTTTCGCCTATTATGTACGGGTTGTTCTTCGAGGACATCAACTTCGCCGCCGACGGCGGGCTCTACCCCGAACTGGTTAAAAACAAGTCGTTTGAAATTCAGGGGCAGCATTTTATTGGCTGGAATGCCCTGCTGGGGGCCGCCGCCCTACAAACCTACACCGTCACCACCGACCGGCCCCTCAGCGCCACCAACAACCATTTTGCCCGCCTCACGGCCGCCCAGGCCAGTCCTAACGCCGGCATTGTGAACGAAGGCTTCCGCGGCATGGGGGTCAAGCAGGGGGCGGAGTACACCTTCTCGGTGTACCTGCGCCGGGGCCCGGGCAATGTGAGCGGCCTGAACGTGACGCTGGAAGAGCAAGGCCGGCCGGGCTCCGGCCCCGTAGCGGCTACCGCGGGCCGGGTGCTCGCGCAGGCCCAAATCGGGGGGCTTACCCCGGAATGGAAAAAGTACACCGTGGTGCTGAAGCCCACGGCTACGGCGGCCAAAGCCCAGCTGAAGCTTACCATGGAAGGCGCCGGCACCCTCGACCTGGACGTGGTATCCCTGTTCCCGAAGGACACCTGGAACAAGCGCGAAAACGGCCTGCGCCCCGATCTGGTGCAGCTGTTCAAAGACATGCAGCCGGGCTTCCTGCGTTTTCCCGGCGGCTGCATCGTGGAGGGCCGCACGCTCTCGGAGCGCTACCAGTGGAAGGAAACCATCGGCGACGTAGCCGCGCGCGTGCCGCTGATTAACCGCTGGAACATGGAGTTCAAGCACCGCTCTACCCCCGACTACTACCAGTCCTTCGGGCTGGGCTTCTTTGAATACTTCCAGCTTTCCGAGGACATTGGGGCCGAGCCCGTACCGATTCTGAACGTGGGCATGGCCTGCCAGTTCAACTCCTCGGAGCTGGCCCCGGTTACCAGCACCGCCGCCGCCGGGCCCAGCGCCCCCGAAGCGCACAGCCACGACAACGACCCGACCCTGGAAACCTTCATTCAGGACGCGCTGGATCTGGTGGAGTTTGCCAACGGCCCGGCCAGCAGCCCCTGGGGCGCCAAGCGCGTGGCCATGGGCCACCCGGCCCCGTTCAACCTCAAGTACATTGGTATTGGCAACGAGCAGTGGGGCCCCCAGTACCTGGAGCGCTACGAGCCGTTTATGAAGGCGGTGAAGGCCAAGTACCCTAACATCAACATCGTATCCAGCGCGGGCCCGGCCCCCGATGGCGACCTGTTCGATAAAGCCACCAAGCGCCTGCGGGAGCTGAAGGCCGAGGTGATTGACGAGCACTACTACGCCAGCCCCGAGTGGTTCCGGAAGAACGCCGGCCGCTACGACAACTACCCCACCACCGGCTCCAAAATCTTCGCCGGCGAGTACGCCGCCCAGACGGTTGCCATCGGCAGCCCCGACAACAAGAACAGCTGGGACACCGCTATTTCGGAAGCCGCTTTTATGACCGGGCTGGAACGCAACGCCGATAAGGTAACCATGGCCTCGTACGCCCCTATGCTGGCTCACGTAGATGCCTGGCAGTGGACCCCGAACATGATCTGGTTTGATAACCTGCGCTCCTACGGCACCCCCAACTACTACGTGCAGAAGCTGTTCTCGCTTAACAAAGGCACCACCATGCTGCCCGTACAGCTAAGCGCCGGTGCCCGCAACGGCCAGGACAACCTGTTCAGCAGCGCCGTGGCCGACGACAAAACCGGCGACATCGTGGTGAAGCTGGTGAACTACTCCGCCGAGGCCCGCCCCGTGACGGTGGCCCTGCAGGGCGTGAAGAAGCTGGGCAAAACCGGCAAAGCTACCGTACTGTCCAGCCCCGACCTGAACGCCGTGAACAGCCTGGACCAGCCCCTGAACATTGCCCCGCAGGAGGCTTCGTTCAAGGTATCATCGTCGAATGTAACCTACACGCTGGCCCCGAATTCCTTCACGGTGCTGCGCATTCCCGGCAAGCGTTAA